The Lolium rigidum isolate FL_2022 chromosome 1, APGP_CSIRO_Lrig_0.1, whole genome shotgun sequence region CTTCTCAACAGCTGCAGGCTCCACACACAGCATGTGCTTGTATTCTGAATCACCAAAATCTTGCATAGCTTTTGCCTTCTTGTCCCAAGGGTTCCAAACAACTAGAAAACAACAGGTATAATGAAGGTCAAAGTAATTTACAGCAACAGACCTTGATTAAATTCAGCATAAGaagattttccattaaatgaagcTTACCAACATCTGGAAGTCCTTCTTTTGTCACGACAAATGTTCTTTTCTTCTCATGATCAATTATTGCAACTTTGGGGGGTGTAGAAAGATATACCTTATCAACCTTTATGACATAATATAATTACAGATAAGCAGCATGAGGTATCAGGTATTTATTGTTGTAACATTACATATTTAACAGTAAGTAATGCACCTACCTCTGACTCAAACACAAtagcatccccttgctctgtgcaACGTTCCTTCTTAAGGTCAAGGTAGTCCATAGTTTCCAGCCCTTCAACACGCACTTCACTGATAATTTTTTAAGGTAAAATCAGAATACTTGTTGCAGCCTCAAATATTGTTACCCATGACATGATTTCTGATCAAAGCAAAATGAAAAAGAATATGGCACTAAAAGCCGTTGGATGAACTTGTCTTATGAAAGCACAAACACATCTTAATCTCTAAGTGACACAAACACCAGAATCAGTATTCCATAAAAATATTTGTATTATCTTTTGACCTACCATATAAATATAAATATTTGCATTATCTTTTGACCAGTGTAGCATTAATATGGAGAATTTTGCAACAAAGAATCAGTATATCACTGCAACTCGCAATGAGTCTTTGTCAAAATTAAATCAGTCTTACATGCTTATATACCCATGATTAGTTGAGAAATGACACCTTACTAGTACTATGCTACATCACAAATCTATAACATGGTTTCCAAAAACAAACTTCAAATAGAGTGAAATTTTGATCAGGTCAGCAGTTCAATAAATTCGATTCTTTAAAAATACCAATATGACAATTTCAGAAACAAATCAAGATATATCCATATTGTTCAAGTTCTTACAAAAAAGGTATGCTTGCATTGGACCGATTCGCGTCCATAACTACATACAGATATAACAGCTCCAGGACCAATAGAGTGAATATATTTGCATACATGTACATGGCCCTACTAAAATAATGCACAATGGTAACAAAAAAATCTGAATTTCCAATCAATGTAAACGAATGGAGCAGTCAAGCAGAGATCAATTCAAAATGCCATCAATAAGAACACAGGGAGCTAAGAagcaaaaaatacaagaaaaatacCTTATGTCAGAAACAGAGAAGTATGTATGATATGCAAATGTGTAAGAAAAAGGTCTTCCATCAGTGTTGGTATTCCTGATTCTAGACGTGAGACTCAAATCTCCCAAAGCACCAAGAGCAATTCTCAAGCGGAACTCAAAACTGTTATTGTTGAAAAGCGAAAAGCAGAGTGAGATATGTATTTGTACATGATCACATGCATATAAGGGGTAAATGTGCCGACCCATTGTTTAAGCCTCTAATACAAACCTGTGTGGCCACATCTTTAAATCATCTTCAGTTGGCTTCAGTATAATATCAACAAAAGCCTTAATTGCAGGGTTTACTGGTAAAGGGGGTGGATTATCATCAATTGTCCAAAGCCGATTCCTTGCAAATCCATGTTGTTCAAGATTTCCATGAGATCCAAACTGCATTAACATGGTAGTTCTCAGTGACCGGCAGAAAATACTTTTACGTGACCAAGTGATTATAGGTGAAGGTTGCATACTTGGGGAAAGCAAATTGGTATCCCACCACGGAGAGCTTTTGGGGGTCTGAAATTGGCCTGCAAAAGAGAAGTTACTTTCAATAATTGAGTCATAAACCTGGCTTGGACACTTGTACATATGACGAGCACAGCAGTGTAATATATAGCACGATTAACCTTTGAGAGAAAAAAACAGGAGTGCCCAGTTGAGACACAATGATAGAATAATAAGAAATCATGAGAACAAATAAGAATGCAGAGATGAGGCAGAACCAATTTAAAGTGGTACTGCACTCAGGCAGCAGTGACAGGGGCATAACAAGAATGTTCTCCAAATCGAGATGTTCAAATGAATACAAAATTTCACCAAGATATCATACATGGCTAAAGGATTGTGTACCTTGCTGCTGACAAAAAGCAATTCCTCCCCATGATCATTCTTCCATGAAGTTACTTGACCGCCAAAAAGACGGATCTGAGAATACAAAATAATTTAGTGATACATATCATTTACTTAGTGTGGTTTTACAATATAACAAACTGAAAGTTCAGCGCATGGAAGACAAAATGATATCAATTTGAAATCAAATGGTATGGGGGCAAACAAtgaacaaataaaaatgaaaaaaatttgACATGACTAGAGGCCCTCTTAGTATTGATACAAACAAGATCATCCACCACTTGCGTTCGCTTGTTCCAAAAATTACTTTAAGAGTACAATGAACAACATAAGGAACGGAACATGTATTGTACAAAACATAAGGATAACTTGTTTCAGAGGCGGATTCATCAGCCATTAACAAGCACTCTTAATAATTGTCTGTAAGAATGTTATGCATCCAAAACAGAATCTACACTACAAGGGCTACACAAACTGCAATGAAGCACAAAtcctaaaaaaaaaactaatactACTCTTTTATGCTTTTTTACTGAATTATTATATCATTTCCACAACTTGGCAAATAGAGAATTAACAGTCACACATCCTCAGTACAACATTATATAAAATCCGGAAAGTTGAATTCAATATTTAAAAATTGCAAATAAAAAACACACAAGTTGGCATACAAATAATACGCGGCCAAAATTTAACTACATGAAGGCACATATTCTTATCACAATCATCGTAAGCATATCCCCATATGCGGCCATGCTAAACTACTCTTTGTACAACGAAACAAAATAGCGTGACCAAATTTGAACCCGCTCGATTGCAAAACACGCGTATCATGCAATGTAGCACTAATTATTCAACCGAAAGGGGTATCTAAACAAACAAAATCACACACCGGAACGCCACGAACCTCGTAGAATTCCCAACACTAAGCACGCGGATCAGCCGAGTTCCCGCCGGATCTGCACAAATGGCACAAATCCGGACGAATCGCGCACCCGCGGCAGCGCCCCAACCCACACTTGAGGCGCGTTTTTCGCCCCACACAGAAGGAGGCAGAGATGGCGAAGGGTTCGAATCGGGTACCTCGACGGAGCAGCTGCGTCCGCCGCGGAGAAGGACCTTGTCGAGGCCGCCGGGGGCCCTGATATACTCCATGAACGGCGATGACGACTGCTGCTGGTGGTGCGGCGACTGGGGTGTGGATGCGGCCATCGCACTACACGCCCACGCGCCTAACCCTAGCCTGCGCGCGCTCACCACCGGGACACACACTTTTTGGGGTTTATTTGGTGATGAAGAAAGGGTGAGAAGCGGAGAGGAGAgggtaaataaaatgggagatGAAGTGGGAAGACGACGAGGCATATTTATAAGCCACGCTCTGGGACTGATGTGCTAATTTGGAAGAATACGGGGGATCTATACGTAAATAAAGTGTGTAGTACTTTCCATCCTTAATTCATAAACTTCCAAATTAGCTTCACATACTTCCAAATAATAAAATGTTTTTCCAAAACCTACAAATATAGGTATTGTTTGTTTAATATTGTTTGGATGCATCCGAATTTACATAAATCTATGGTATCCTTTTATTGACGGACGGATGAAGTACTAAATTAGTGTTACCAAACCTACAAAAGTATGTTTGATTACATATCTCAATTTTTAATTTAATAGAAACACCAGTCAACATGATTATACAAATCTTGATGAATTTTACTGCCTGTAAATGTTGACCTCTTTCTCTATTCTCAAAAAAATGCACATCCTTCTGTTTTGTCAAGTTTGGCTATTAAAAGTAGTATTCCGGCACTCCAAATGTACACGATGGTAAACTTATCATCATCGTTGAGTGCTGTTTTTCTATTGGTATAAAGCACATATCGTAGGCCAACTAATTCTTTATCTTCTTCCTTTCATTTTCATGAAAGAGCTACAGAATCATGGTATATCTTTCGGCGACGTAAGATTTGTAAAATCTCCATCACAATCATCGTTGATTGTTGCTACTCGACAAATATTTCTTTCCCTATTCATCAATTCCATATCTGGCAGGCTAGGCATGACCGCATAACTTCAATCTCACCCATCCGCATcatcaaacaaaaagaaaaggaaagaaagacTAAGCGTGGTACGCATCGGTTCAAAATTTTCGGTCTGTTTGGTTATCTAGGCTAAGTGACGTTGTTGCACGAACcgcttctcaaagcaccctcgggcgCTCTGGTGGAACGTCCGGTTCGGCAGTTCCTAGCAGTACAGGCAAGCTGATGCAAAACTGAATCTTCGGCGCACGCGCGGagacgagaatggagatggcgggagctgcggcgcgcatcggcgaaaagcgaaaagggATGCGGGAAGGATTTCGTCACCTCCCGCCGTGCTCCATcgcctatttctaccccctcctccactctctccccccccccaaaaaaaaaaaaaaattgagctccttctcccgtcggcaagcaggtaagaggcaCACGCATATCCGGTTGGCgacggtggcagcggcggcgacTGCATCTGGGCGGCTTCATCTACTTCCCGGTGCAGCACATCTTCACCTCCGGTGATGACTGTAAGGAATCCCTTATCCCGGTACCGCGGttatgtttagatctaggttaggagttgtCAGATATTGCCTAGGGTTTGCTCTTGTACCAGGGGTTAGTCCGAATTGTGctgagctatcatgatcttgctagggtttgACATTTCTGGTTGCTTGTTTGTCCCAAATGTGCTGACCTACCATGATCTTGTTAGGGTTTGTGCTCTTCAcagttgcaatgaactgcttgaCTGATTTAGGATGATGTTGGTATGGTTTGTGTTGTCCACTTTAGGCATGTCTTTGTTCCCAGTAGATTCACGTTATatgtactacgatgtgtgtaggactccttctgTGATAACTTTAGCTAGgcgcttgtctgcgttggggactctcagatcccttcgcaagttCCCGATTTACAACCCCTCTATGACTCCAAGGTGGCAGTGACCCCTCTGTCGGCCGTCAATAGGCTTGTGGCTGACgtggtggctcaggtagcggcagaggtcGCAGCTAGTTTGGCCGccacaaagaagaacaagaaccgcaggGAAGCGGTCAGGGCCTTGAAGGCCTCACAGAAAGGGACTggcaccatgaaatggcttccattcatgtccagcttcgtcttggagaagatgtgcagcttgatcaagaccggagtgagaactgacaaagaattcaaggaagtccatctgacTATCGTGGCGAAGGGCCTGTCTGAACACTGTGGTTTGACATTTATCACAAGCTTTAACATAAGTAGCACAATCGTTAAATAAAGTAGGCCAATAAAAACCGGATTGTAATACATTTACATCTGTATCATGGCAATCTTTAATaattctttgttgttcaaactcgGGTACACAACGTCTAATAATACCATCTACACTCTTCTTATAAAGAAATGGTTGTCCCATAAATAATGTCTAAGATCATAGAAGAATTTATTTCTTTGTTAGTAAGTAAAGTGAGCTAGTATAACTTTTCCAACAATTAGATTAGCATAATCAGTAAACCATGGAGAAGCTACTCTTGCACTTGACACATTAATGTTTGTAAGTTATTCATTAGCAAAGCTATCATTGAGAGGAGTGGGATCTACAGGAATATTTTCCATTCTAGATAAATGATCAGCTAAATGATTATCCTCACGTTTTCTATcaacaatatgcaaatcaaattattGAAGTAATaaaacccatctaataagcctaggcttagcatctttcttattCATAAGATATTTAATAGCAGAATGATCATAGTGTACTATGACTttatgtaagggtacattgcccctatgtgtggttttggtaattaatgacaacccctatggactaatgttttcattgagtttatatgaaggaatattccataggtactacttgtattccatgtgttggattcaagtatggatgccatgaagataaaggtataccttgggtattggcatcaagatcatcggttatgaagatacatatgtgatatgatcaagaagaagaaatgaagatggagttcttatgtggaactcaatattagccatgctctattttatgtgagtatgagaagatacaaggattgagttgggcaagttcaagatgagcatctcaagtggatcacatgcttgaagcttgccgtccatttggtgataatggacatgtgaagatgtgcatcaatgaagctttcccatcatagtgtatgggggagtatttgtgagtcttcacgaagcaacattgattaagtgaggcattccggcttgtgtagagcttgaagagttatcatcaagatcaagcgggatgcgcaaggcaaaggtatggccttgctaggttttccttttaccggtctcaaggtggatgatgggagaccggattataggatagatagccgcactattaagaggggctttcggttgggtaacttgatcacatcgtcttagggagctcaatcctttgcatactttgcatatccttattgcttcttggtgtttctctatgtgaggttcttgagcttgttgctagctttacaacaagcccaagttcatcgaaaacggagttcgcatgcatcttctattgcgttttcgaggttgggtgattttaccggttattcatgatataaggttctaccttttatattcatgataaaatcctctcctacagattcttgggttttcactttctattagatagcattcgttgttatcttccaaacaaaattggtttcatgttaatcggagttcgggagcaatagttattaaagaaaaggtaaaagaagaaaaagaaaaagaaaagaaaaagggggacggctgcccggtctccgaccggtcgaccgggccacacaccggcctgcccggcacaggccccggtccgaccgggggCGATACCAGTGGGCCTGGCTGCCCACTCCGGCCCAGGCGCCGGTCGCCTGCCGGGCCTCCCGGCTCCCGCCCCGGCCAGGCCGGCCACTCTGCCGGCTGGGCTTTGCCCCCGCGCGGCCCGACTCTCCCCACACCGTAAccgggccgccgccccgtccggcccACGCTCCCGTCGCGCCCCCGCGGCCGGCGCTCCGCGCCGCTCAGCGCTGCTGGGCCGCCGTCGCCCACGCGGCCTGGGGcgctcccccgcgcggcctgagGCCGTTTGGCCGCCCAGCGCGCTATTCACCGctcccggtcggtgggccggtccgaccgggcaggccaccggcctctccggcccaggctccggtcggccggcctgctggccggctgggctgtCTTTTTTACTCGTTTTTGAGCCGTTTTTCACCcggttttctccccaacggttctatttcccctttagctataaataggcttcttccaccttgagccaatgtagttcttcccattctctctcctccattgctactatttgaagaacttgctctcccccttgaatcctccaaccatacttgctcatatttgaggatttgagagagggaccgagatctacacttccaccaaaccgtttcttctctaagtgagggaatctcttgggatctagatcttggagtctttggttgactttccccttgttcttcctctccaatctcatcctagcattcgttgctttggtgggatttgagtgtgaaggacttgaacacctctggtgttcttgctttgcatcattgcatagtgttgagctctccaccacgatttgttcgagtgagagaccgtgagcttgttactcttggagggtgacctcctagttggcttggtgattggtgctccggtgatctcttcaagaagattgtgaagaggcccgggcttctccttcgtggagcttgtgaagtggttgtggagcttgccatctccggagcggaggaaaagctaaccataaggaaagggccattatccttcgtgggtgtggttcggagaatagggtgagccttcgtggcgctgggaatccttcgtgggacctccactcctccaaacgtgacgtaccttgttgcaaagcaagggaacacgggaatacatcctcgtctccgcgtgcctcggttatttctatacccgagctctctttccttgtgatagccatcgtgcttgcgtgctatcacttgtgctacatatatcttgtgcctatcttgcttagctctagttgctattgttacacttagttgagcttagcatatttagggtttgtgcttgttaactaaacgatagtttaattccgcattcatacaagacaaatccgcaagagtttgtaattgcctattcacccccccctctaggcgacatctcgatctttcactttAGAATTCACAATGTAACAACTAAACTTATCCACAAGCAAATATCACATCTAAAAATTCCTTTTCAGTAGTAACATAGTTTCTTTGAGcaccatcaagagttttactagcataatacaACTCTTTGTCCTAACAGAGCACCTAACGCATAATCACTtccatcacacataatctcaaaggATAAATTCCAATTAGGTGGTTGAATTATAGGAGCATTTATCAAAGCATTCTTTAAAgggttttctattttcgtgccctcagctccttagttgtactcagttttccccagctccttagtttttcctcagtttttcccaatcccttgtctgaaacccgcagaaggagctcggatggaggattcccgtttagttgacgttggttggtgctgggaaGTGGGGCAGTTGTTGGTGCCCCGcattggacacgtctccacttatccagatcatcgtgggacccacaacttgtccacgttagcgcgccggacccacatcttacccaggtgaccgttgcaaaatgggagcccgagccagcccgtgcccgtgccattgcttctcctttctttccccgcgccccattgttcttcttctccgctagCGGCagtccttctccggcaggcggatgatgtctagtttctcttcgacctcccgttcttcatggtcgtagtatggacccgtgcctttgacaagatgccctgactacctacaccaggagcctctgaagtggtcgatctgtaagacggacgacaacggcaaccgtggacgtgagttccttgcatgcgagagctttccatatagagagggggataaagtTAGatttcgctccaatttctctattatctctcgattttcttgttattccatcgaatttgggatttagggttcacgttgttgttttcagatcctgaagaaatgcaggcatttcgagtggatcgatgtgtatgttcagaggcttcagttgcaggaatcaatttggc contains the following coding sequences:
- the LOC124686268 gene encoding putative glucose-6-phosphate 1-epimerase, whose translation is MAASTPQSPHHQQQSSSPFMEYIRAPGGLDKVLLRGGRSCSVEIRLFGGQVTSWKNDHGEELLFVSSKANFRPPKALRGGIPICFPQFGSHGNLEQHGFARNRLWTIDDNPPPLPVNPAIKAFVDIILKPTEDDLKMWPHSFEFRLRIALGALGDLSLTSRIRNTNTDGRPFSYTFAYHTYFSVSDISEVRVEGLETMDYLDLKKERCTEQGDAIVFESEVDKVYLSTPPKVAIIDHEKKRTFVVTKEGLPDVVVWNPWDKKAKAMQDFGDSEYKHMLCVEPAAVEKPITLKPGEEWKGRVALSAVPSSYCSGQLDPLMVLHG